In the genome of Thermoleophilia bacterium, one region contains:
- the otsB gene encoding trehalose-phosphatase — MSSSDSPLAFLLDEPKVSALTTDIDGTLCRIVDRPEKAKVPDRARRTLEALSHKLAMVACISGRPALTARRMVGADNVVYFGNHGLELLSPGHDDPRLMLEGDEADHAKRFVAEHDNPFWVAAKIRLEDKGPIQALHWRGAGERTEKFVREIADHAESAGLDTHWGRKVMELRPPDMEGKAGAASEMITGWKIENMVFAGDDRTDLDAVRRLQRMKADGEIKNLFIVAVDSDEGPPELIEIADFVVGGPEEWIDMIEDLAALAG; from the coding sequence ATGAGCAGCTCAGACTCCCCCCTCGCATTCCTTCTCGACGAACCCAAGGTGTCGGCGTTGACGACCGATATCGACGGAACGCTCTGCCGCATCGTCGATCGCCCCGAAAAAGCGAAGGTCCCCGACCGGGCCCGCAGGACACTCGAGGCTCTGAGCCACAAGCTGGCCATGGTCGCCTGCATCTCCGGCCGGCCCGCGCTGACCGCGCGCAGGATGGTCGGCGCCGACAACGTCGTCTACTTCGGTAACCACGGGCTCGAACTGCTCAGTCCCGGCCACGACGATCCCCGCCTGATGCTCGAAGGCGATGAGGCCGATCACGCAAAGCGCTTTGTGGCCGAACACGACAACCCCTTCTGGGTCGCGGCCAAGATCCGGCTCGAGGACAAGGGCCCGATCCAGGCGCTTCACTGGCGCGGCGCCGGGGAGCGGACCGAGAAGTTCGTGCGGGAGATCGCGGATCACGCCGAGAGTGCCGGGCTCGACACCCACTGGGGCCGCAAGGTCATGGAGCTGCGCCCGCCCGACATGGAAGGCAAGGCCGGGGCGGCGTCCGAGATGATCACCGGCTGGAAGATCGAGAACATGGTCTTTGCCGGGGACGACCGGACCGACCTCGACGCGGTGCGCCGACTGCAGCGGATGAAGGCCGACGGCGAGATCAAGAACCTCTTCATCGTTGCGGTCGACTCCGACGAAGGCCCGCCGGAGCTGATCGAGATCGCCGACTTCGTGGTCGGCGGACCCGAAGAGTGGATCGACATGATCGAGGACCTGGCCGCCCTGGCGGGCTGA
- a CDS encoding sulfite exporter TauE/SafE family protein, whose product MGTVAGAFSGLFGVGGGTVIVPMLIAFYAYGERMATGTSLAAIIVIALLAAGMQGGIYGNVDVETGLILVGPAIVGVIVGTAVQQRIPEKAVSFLFALLLIGVAIYMLVP is encoded by the coding sequence GTGGGCACCGTTGCCGGTGCCTTCAGTGGCCTGTTCGGTGTCGGGGGTGGAACGGTGATCGTTCCGATGCTGATCGCGTTCTACGCGTACGGCGAGCGCATGGCCACCGGAACCAGCCTCGCGGCGATCATCGTGATCGCCCTGCTGGCCGCCGGGATGCAGGGCGGGATCTACGGGAACGTCGACGTCGAGACCGGCCTGATCCTGGTCGGGCCGGCGATCGTCGGTGTCATCGTCGGCACCGCCGTCCAACAGCGCATCCCGGAAAAAGCCGTCTCCTTCCTCTTTGCCCTGCTCCTGATCGGCGTTGCTATCTACATGCTGGTGCCCTGA
- a CDS encoding sulfite exporter TauE/SafE family protein, whose amino-acid sequence MDLAIAAILCCIGGIVAGLIGVGGGIIFVPAMTIVLSKGQVEAESTSLLMIALVSVIGTWRQRSYGNVNFKDAAVIGLLSPVGVLVGVVVANAVPERALKIGFAILALYMAWRLLKRVFKAEDPPPPLDTAAPGPGATGP is encoded by the coding sequence ATGGATCTCGCGATCGCCGCAATCCTCTGCTGTATCGGTGGGATCGTTGCCGGCCTGATCGGGGTCGGTGGCGGCATCATCTTCGTGCCGGCGATGACCATCGTCCTCTCCAAGGGCCAGGTCGAGGCCGAGTCGACCTCACTGCTGATGATCGCCCTGGTCTCGGTGATCGGGACCTGGCGCCAGCGGAGCTACGGCAACGTCAACTTCAAGGACGCCGCGGTGATCGGCCTGCTTTCCCCGGTCGGCGTGCTGGTCGGGGTCGTGGTCGCCAACGCCGTGCCCGAAAGGGCGCTGAAGATCGGCTTCGCGATACTGGCCCTCTACATGGCCTGGCGCCTGCTGAAACGCGTCTTCAAAGCCGAGGACCCGCCACCGCCGCTGGACACGGCCGCACCCGGCCCGGGCGCGACGGGACCGTGA
- the arfB gene encoding aminoacyl-tRNA hydrolase, which translates to MRPRGGPFIPVSEILLRASRSSGPGGQHANVTASRIEAVFDVAASLVLSPAQKARIERKIGSPVTAIAQDARSQARNRDLALERLEEKLGRALEVPKARRPTRPSRNSRNKRLTSKKARSQLKKDRRRPGPEEH; encoded by the coding sequence ATCCGCCCGCGGGGTGGCCCCTTCATCCCGGTCAGCGAGATCCTGCTGCGGGCCTCCCGCTCGTCCGGTCCTGGCGGCCAGCACGCCAACGTCACGGCATCGAGGATCGAAGCGGTCTTCGACGTCGCCGCCTCGCTCGTGCTCAGCCCTGCCCAGAAAGCGAGGATCGAGCGGAAGATCGGTTCTCCGGTCACCGCGATCGCCCAGGACGCGCGCTCCCAGGCACGCAACCGCGACCTGGCGCTGGAGCGGCTCGAGGAAAAGCTCGGCCGGGCCCTCGAAGTGCCGAAGGCGAGACGCCCCACGAGACCTTCCCGCAATTCCCGCAATAAACGTCTCACTTCCAAGAAAGCGCGATCACAGCTGAAGAAAGACCGCCGCCGACCGGGTCCGGAAGAGCACTGA